In Zingiber officinale cultivar Zhangliang chromosome 3B, Zo_v1.1, whole genome shotgun sequence, a single window of DNA contains:
- the LOC121967918 gene encoding outer mitochondrial transmembrane helix translocase-like isoform X1, with amino-acid sequence MQSSESRFLQELILYAASAVLSSLVIFIGLRQLDPDRADGKKALEHKKEIAKRLGRPLIHTNQYEDVIACDVINPDNIDVEFECIGGLEHVKQALFELVILPLRRPQLFSQGKLLSPQKGVLLYGPPGTGKTMLAKALAKESGAVFINVRISNLMSKWFGDAQKLVSAVFTLAYKLQPAIIFIDEVDSFLGQRQQTDFEALTSMKTEFMSLWDGFTTDRNARVMVLAATNRPSVLDEAIQRRFTQTFEIGMPDQNERVKILKVIVKGENVEENIDYEYIATLCHDFSGSDLLDLCKQAAYFPVRELLNDEKNGMASRQGPRPLKQSDLEKAFLISPKALKLASLKSSALSAY; translated from the exons ATGCAGTCATCGGAGTCGAGGTTCCTCCAGGAGCTCATACTCTATGCAGCGAGTGCAGTGCTGAGTTCTCTTGTCATCTTCATTGGGTTGCGCCAACTCGACCCTGATCGCGCCGACGGCAAGAAGGCCCTCGAGCATAAGAAGGAGATCGCCAAGCGCCTCGGCCGCCCTCTCATCCATACGAACCAATACGAG GATGTAATAGCTTGCGATGTTATAAATCCTGATAACATTGATGTTGAATTTGAGTGTATTGGTGGTTTAGAACATGTCAAGCAAGCACTATTTGAATTGGTCATTCTTCCACTTCGTAGACCCCAGTTGTTTTCACAAGGAAAACTTCTTAGCCCACAAAAGGGAGTTCTGTTGTATGGTCCACCTGGAACAGGAAAGACAATGTTAGCCAAGGCTTTAGCAAAAGAGTCTGGTGCAGTTTTTATTAATGTGAGGATCTCAAATTTGATGAGCAAATGGTTTGGGGATGCTCAGAAACTTG TTTCTGCTGTTTTTACCCTTGCTTATAAGCTACAACCTgctatcattttcattgatgaggTGGATAGTTTTTTGGGTCAGCGACAGCAAACAGATTTTGAAGCATTGACTAGCATGAAAACTGAGTTCATGTCCTTGTGGGATGGTTTCACTACCGACC GGAATGCTCGTGTGATGGTTCTTGCTGCTACAAATCGGCCATCAGTACTAGATGAGGCAATACAGAGGCGGTTTACCCAAACTTTTGAAATTGGCATGCCTGATCAAAATGAGAGGGTCAAAATACTAAAGGTGATAGTTAAGGGTGAAAATGTTGAAGAAAACATTGATTATGAGTACATAGCCACCTTGTGTCATGATTTTAGTGGTTCAGATTTGCTTGATCTGTGCAAACAAGCAGCCTATTTTCCAGTCAGAGAGTTGCTCAATGATGAGAAGAATGGGATGGCATCCAGA CAGGGTCCAAGACCACTCAAACAGTCAGACTTGGAGAAAGCATTCTTAATCTCTCCAAAGGCCCTTAAACTAGCCAGTTTAAAATCATCAGCATTGTCTGCATACTGA
- the LOC121967918 gene encoding outer mitochondrial transmembrane helix translocase-like isoform X2, whose amino-acid sequence MQSSESRFLQELILYAASAVLSSLVIFIGLRQLDPDRADGKKALEHKKEIAKRLGRPLIHTNQYEDVIACDVINPDNIDVEFECIGGLEHVKQALFELVILPLRRPQLFSQGKLLSPQKGVLLYGPPGTGKTMLAKALAKESGAVFINVRISNLMSKWFGDAQKLVSAVFTLAYKLQPAIIFIDEVDSFLGQRQQTDFEALTSMKTEFMSLWDGFTTDRNARVMVLAATNRPSVLDEAIQRRFTQTFEIGMPDQNERVKILKVIVKGENVEENIDYEYIATLCHDFSGSDLLDLCKQAAYFPVRELLNDEKNGMASRGPRPLKQSDLEKAFLISPKALKLASLKSSALSAY is encoded by the exons ATGCAGTCATCGGAGTCGAGGTTCCTCCAGGAGCTCATACTCTATGCAGCGAGTGCAGTGCTGAGTTCTCTTGTCATCTTCATTGGGTTGCGCCAACTCGACCCTGATCGCGCCGACGGCAAGAAGGCCCTCGAGCATAAGAAGGAGATCGCCAAGCGCCTCGGCCGCCCTCTCATCCATACGAACCAATACGAG GATGTAATAGCTTGCGATGTTATAAATCCTGATAACATTGATGTTGAATTTGAGTGTATTGGTGGTTTAGAACATGTCAAGCAAGCACTATTTGAATTGGTCATTCTTCCACTTCGTAGACCCCAGTTGTTTTCACAAGGAAAACTTCTTAGCCCACAAAAGGGAGTTCTGTTGTATGGTCCACCTGGAACAGGAAAGACAATGTTAGCCAAGGCTTTAGCAAAAGAGTCTGGTGCAGTTTTTATTAATGTGAGGATCTCAAATTTGATGAGCAAATGGTTTGGGGATGCTCAGAAACTTG TTTCTGCTGTTTTTACCCTTGCTTATAAGCTACAACCTgctatcattttcattgatgaggTGGATAGTTTTTTGGGTCAGCGACAGCAAACAGATTTTGAAGCATTGACTAGCATGAAAACTGAGTTCATGTCCTTGTGGGATGGTTTCACTACCGACC GGAATGCTCGTGTGATGGTTCTTGCTGCTACAAATCGGCCATCAGTACTAGATGAGGCAATACAGAGGCGGTTTACCCAAACTTTTGAAATTGGCATGCCTGATCAAAATGAGAGGGTCAAAATACTAAAGGTGATAGTTAAGGGTGAAAATGTTGAAGAAAACATTGATTATGAGTACATAGCCACCTTGTGTCATGATTTTAGTGGTTCAGATTTGCTTGATCTGTGCAAACAAGCAGCCTATTTTCCAGTCAGAGAGTTGCTCAATGATGAGAAGAATGGGATGGCATCCAGA GGTCCAAGACCACTCAAACAGTCAGACTTGGAGAAAGCATTCTTAATCTCTCCAAAGGCCCTTAAACTAGCCAGTTTAAAATCATCAGCATTGTCTGCATACTGA